A genomic stretch from Erysipelothrix sp. HDW6C includes:
- a CDS encoding 5'-methylthioadenosine/adenosylhomocysteine nucleosidase, whose translation MIVIIGAMIEEVQALTALMEDSIEVDVHHVKTWQGTLSGKSVVVALSGVGKVNAAYTASTLIQAFKPEAVLNIGSAGGLQLDQKVGDIVVATQLQYHDLFIGPDTHTDPRFIFSSNPTLVNLAQDVLQTMDKPYHVGLIVTGDQFITKHQPEFKRIQEVFTDAICVEMEAAAIAAVCQRSKTPFIVLRGLSDVTFEDGNEITFDEYLPVAAKNSALICKLFVDKL comes from the coding sequence ATGATTGTTATTATTGGTGCAATGATTGAAGAAGTGCAAGCATTGACGGCGCTTATGGAAGATAGTATTGAAGTGGATGTCCACCATGTTAAGACGTGGCAAGGTACATTGAGTGGTAAAAGTGTAGTGGTTGCACTGAGTGGTGTTGGTAAGGTTAATGCAGCATATACTGCCTCAACACTCATTCAAGCATTCAAGCCTGAAGCGGTATTGAATATTGGGAGTGCTGGCGGTTTGCAATTAGACCAAAAAGTCGGGGATATTGTTGTTGCGACGCAATTACAGTATCACGACCTCTTTATTGGACCGGATACGCACACCGACCCACGATTCATTTTCTCAAGTAATCCTACGCTTGTGAACCTTGCCCAGGATGTCTTACAAACAATGGATAAACCGTATCATGTGGGACTTATTGTAACGGGAGATCAATTTATTACAAAACATCAACCTGAATTTAAACGTATTCAAGAAGTGTTCACGGATGCCATCTGTGTCGAAATGGAGGCGGCAGCCATTGCCGCAGTTTGCCAACGATCAAAAACACCGTTCATTGTTTTAAGAGGTCTTTCCGATGTTACTTTTGAAGATGGAAATGAAATTACGTTTGATGAGTATTTGCCAGTAGCTGCAAAGAACTCGGCCCTAATTTGTAAGTTATTTGTTGATAAACTATAA
- a CDS encoding bifunctional 2-polyprenyl-6-hydroxyphenol methylase/3-demethylubiquinol 3-O-methyltransferase UbiG, whose translation MKSYYDALFYDEAGARRYFNFVKDHAVGNTLLEFACGTGDVLNMLAPTFAVTGIDIDPEMIEQVPVKFPHLADKVSVGDFLDYSSDQKFDTVACIGDSTNYILTPEDLQRFITTMVGVSDHIIVDCHHPYRLREFSDDYYEEGSTDAFDYAYQIEVNGEHLVHVINFLDGTFDSIYQWVFDPHILIDGFSAQGYHVSVYTDYEHEGFLPEGEKIVLVATKETV comes from the coding sequence ATGAAATCGTATTATGATGCATTATTCTACGATGAAGCAGGGGCACGTCGTTACTTTAACTTTGTTAAAGATCATGCAGTTGGCAATACCTTGCTCGAGTTTGCATGCGGAACGGGTGATGTATTGAACATGCTCGCACCGACATTTGCTGTGACAGGGATCGATATTGACCCTGAAATGATCGAACAGGTTCCGGTGAAGTTTCCGCATCTTGCTGATAAAGTCAGTGTGGGCGATTTTTTAGATTATTCAAGTGATCAAAAGTTTGATACCGTTGCGTGCATTGGTGACAGTACCAATTACATACTCACCCCTGAGGATTTGCAACGGTTTATCACTACGATGGTCGGCGTATCCGATCACATCATTGTTGATTGCCATCATCCTTATCGTTTGCGAGAATTTTCAGATGATTACTATGAAGAAGGTTCAACAGATGCATTTGACTATGCTTATCAAATCGAGGTTAACGGAGAACACTTAGTGCATGTCATTAACTTTCTCGACGGAACCTTTGATTCCATTTATCAGTGGGTGTTTGATCCACATATCTTGATTGATGGTTTTAGCGCGCAAGGGTATCATGTTTCGGTTTATACTGATTATGAACATGAAGGATTCCTCCCAGAAGGTGAGAAAATTGTCCTGGTTGCTACAAAGGAGACTGTATGA
- the rsfS gene encoding ribosome silencing factor, whose translation MSKLLDIITTTLDAKKANDIVVIDFKQENPLYDYFVVADAPSLRQINAVAEDVVDAIEKAGFGVKHIERERESTWILIDAFDVVVHLFLTEERGHYNLEKLYQDLI comes from the coding sequence ATGAGTAAATTATTAGATATTATTACCACAACATTGGATGCTAAAAAAGCAAATGATATTGTTGTGATTGATTTTAAACAAGAAAACCCATTGTATGATTATTTTGTGGTCGCGGATGCACCAAGTTTGCGACAAATCAATGCGGTTGCTGAAGATGTTGTGGATGCCATTGAGAAAGCTGGATTTGGTGTAAAGCATATCGAGCGTGAACGTGAGTCTACATGGATTCTAATTGATGCGTTTGATGTTGTTGTACATCTATTCTTAACGGAAGAACGTGGTCATTACAACCTTGAAAAACTCTATCAGGATCTCATCTAA
- the nadD gene encoding nicotinate (nicotinamide) nucleotide adenylyltransferase yields MRHVILFGGSFDPIHYGHLEMAKQALRQRHADELWFIPSKLNPFKTGSSSFEDRVAMIKMMTYGFDSFRVETIENSLPSPSYSIDTVNALRKLHPDTVFDWLIGADQLPRMHEWKSFDTLKEKVNFIVYARDQDIVDSPYPLIVGALMDVSSTAIRNGHTTQTKPSILRYMMEKGLYLEVMIRSRLSEFRAEHVIRVRDLALEIGEHYGLKKETIALAAMCHDLCKEDSLEDLTRAMRASYPDKISLAPAIYHGFAAAHELSTRYYIRNKQVLSAIRGHVTGASHHPLGMILYIADKCERGRPHDNEALIALSKVDLNAAFRQLKRQQAAYEQRKRSTHE; encoded by the coding sequence TTGAGACATGTAATTTTGTTTGGGGGGAGTTTTGACCCCATTCATTACGGTCATTTGGAAATGGCGAAACAAGCCCTACGTCAGCGCCATGCAGATGAGTTATGGTTTATACCAAGTAAATTGAATCCTTTTAAAACAGGTTCGAGTTCCTTTGAGGATCGAGTTGCAATGATAAAGATGATGACCTATGGTTTTGATTCCTTTCGTGTTGAAACAATTGAGAACTCACTGCCAAGCCCTTCATACTCTATAGACACTGTTAATGCATTGCGGAAGTTGCATCCTGATACGGTCTTTGATTGGCTCATTGGCGCAGATCAATTACCAAGAATGCATGAATGGAAGTCTTTTGATACATTAAAAGAAAAGGTTAATTTCATTGTCTATGCACGCGATCAGGATATCGTTGATAGCCCGTATCCACTCATTGTGGGGGCATTAATGGACGTCAGTTCCACTGCCATTCGAAACGGTCACACAACACAAACAAAGCCGTCAATTCTACGCTATATGATGGAAAAGGGGCTTTATTTGGAAGTGATGATTCGAAGTCGACTCTCAGAGTTTCGTGCCGAACATGTCATTCGTGTTCGTGATCTTGCGCTCGAAATTGGCGAACATTATGGTTTGAAAAAGGAAACAATTGCATTAGCTGCGATGTGTCATGATCTGTGCAAAGAGGATTCTTTGGAGGATTTAACACGTGCAATGCGTGCATCGTATCCGGATAAAATTAGTCTTGCCCCTGCAATCTATCATGGATTTGCAGCAGCCCATGAACTCTCAACCCGCTATTATATCCGAAATAAACAGGTGTTGAGTGCCATTCGCGGTCATGTTACTGGGGCGTCGCATCATCCGCTTGGTATGATTCTTTACATTGCTGACAAGTGTGAGCGCGGACGGCCTCATGATAATGAAGCACTAATTGCTTTAAGTAAAGTTGATTTAAACGCTGCTTTTCGTCAATTGAAACGACAACAAGCAGCCTATGAACAGAGAAAAAGGAGTACCCATGAGTAA
- a CDS encoding YhbY family RNA-binding protein, producing the protein MLNKDQLKELRRLSHHENALVSVGKNGLTPTLLESFEASLLAHNLVKVSIQKNSETTKEALIAEIEDRFGAYTISKVGRVVVFYRYNAKGRIKV; encoded by the coding sequence ATGTTAAATAAAGATCAATTAAAAGAGTTACGACGCTTATCCCATCATGAGAATGCGTTGGTATCTGTAGGAAAGAATGGTTTAACACCGACACTGCTTGAGAGTTTCGAGGCTTCACTTTTAGCCCATAACTTGGTGAAAGTATCCATTCAAAAAAACTCTGAAACGACGAAAGAAGCATTAATTGCTGAAATAGAAGATCGTTTTGGTGCCTATACCATTAGTAAAGTAGGGCGTGTGGTCGTTTTCTATCGTTACAACGCAAAGGGTCGCATTAAAGTTTGA
- the rsgA gene encoding GTPase RsgA: MENKKCIGCGSILQIDNSDARGYARSLDNDYCQSCFRLRHYRDFKRVKAEVDDGATLAFIDNFKGNIFWVIDIMHLNQSLHTGLMRSLRNKKVVLVVNKRDLLQKSVSNNKLEQSLMRSLRDEDVELMEVMFVSALKRQTLEPMLEYLENDDCAFVGCVNAGKSSLLNALLGNEDLSVSPVASTTADVLKIETGIGNVYDTPGLSNETALIAKFDDQALVTLSPQKTIKPVVFQLYEKQTIVFGNLGAITLTPQKTVNVISYIPFPLKRVRPERMEANLALDHDFMIHNPEYKKKKWPKMGDRIDIEIFDIGFITIQGETLEIETNFDKSCEIVIRKAII, from the coding sequence ATGGAAAATAAGAAATGCATTGGTTGCGGAAGCATCTTACAAATTGATAATAGTGATGCCCGTGGTTATGCGCGCTCACTCGATAACGATTACTGTCAATCATGTTTTAGATTACGACACTATCGTGATTTTAAACGAGTTAAGGCGGAAGTTGATGATGGTGCAACATTAGCGTTCATTGATAATTTCAAAGGGAATATTTTTTGGGTTATCGATATTATGCATTTAAACCAAAGTTTGCACACAGGATTGATGCGCTCGTTGCGTAATAAAAAAGTTGTTCTCGTTGTTAATAAACGTGATCTACTTCAAAAAAGTGTATCGAATAATAAACTTGAACAATCACTCATGCGCTCACTTCGCGATGAAGATGTTGAACTGATGGAAGTTATGTTTGTATCAGCGCTTAAACGTCAGACACTTGAGCCCATGCTTGAATATTTAGAAAATGATGACTGTGCTTTTGTAGGATGTGTTAATGCAGGGAAGTCATCGCTCTTAAATGCACTACTGGGAAATGAAGACTTATCGGTTTCTCCAGTTGCATCGACGACTGCAGACGTTCTCAAAATCGAAACTGGAATTGGCAATGTTTATGACACACCAGGATTGAGCAATGAGACAGCGTTAATTGCAAAATTTGATGATCAAGCTCTGGTGACATTATCACCACAAAAGACAATCAAGCCCGTTGTTTTTCAACTTTATGAAAAACAAACCATTGTTTTTGGAAATCTTGGCGCCATTACATTAACCCCACAAAAAACGGTCAATGTCATTTCATACATTCCATTTCCATTAAAACGGGTTAGGCCGGAACGGATGGAAGCCAATCTTGCGCTGGATCATGACTTTATGATTCACAATCCGGAATACAAGAAAAAGAAATGGCCGAAAATGGGCGATCGAATTGATATCGAAATATTTGATATTGGTTTTATTACCATTCAAGGTGAAACACTTGAAATAGAAACAAACTTTGACAAATCGTGTGAGATTGTCATCAGAAAGGCGATAATTTAA
- the purB gene encoding adenylosuccinate lyase, protein MIDRYARPEMQVLFTDAFRFETWLNVELYAAEAFAKQGIIPHEDMEKLRRNASFDIARIYEIEQETRHDVVAFTRAVSETLGDEKRWIHYGLTSTDVVDTAYGVIYKRANDILEQDIVAMIATLKKQAIRYKNTPCIGRTHGIHADITSFGLKFALWYDEMERQLERFKTARRDIEAGKISGAVGNFANTAPFVQDYVCEKLGLTSTNISTQVLQRDRHAAYMSVVALIATSIEKMATEIRHLQRTEVGELEEFFNKGQKGSSAMPHKRNPIGSENMSGCARVIRGYMVTAFENVALWHERDISHSSAERIIFPDAIMLLDYMINRFNRILDGLVVYEERMLANINLTHGVIFAQRVMTVLIDQGAFSREDAYDVVQPLAMTAYSTHVDFRTLVREEPVISATLTPEQLNDCFDLDFFLKQVDTIFERVGIHGK, encoded by the coding sequence ATGATAGATCGCTATGCACGACCGGAAATGCAAGTTTTGTTCACGGATGCCTTTCGCTTCGAAACGTGGCTCAACGTTGAACTGTATGCTGCTGAAGCTTTTGCGAAGCAGGGCATTATTCCCCATGAAGATATGGAAAAACTGCGTCGTAATGCATCTTTCGATATTGCGAGAATATATGAAATTGAACAAGAAACACGCCATGATGTTGTTGCGTTCACGCGTGCTGTAAGTGAAACACTGGGCGATGAAAAACGATGGATCCATTATGGACTAACAAGTACCGATGTTGTCGATACTGCATACGGTGTAATTTATAAACGTGCCAATGACATTCTTGAACAGGATATTGTTGCAATGATTGCGACACTAAAAAAACAAGCGATACGTTATAAAAATACGCCGTGTATTGGTCGTACTCATGGGATCCATGCTGACATAACAAGTTTTGGACTGAAGTTTGCGTTATGGTATGACGAAATGGAACGCCAACTTGAACGCTTTAAAACAGCGAGACGCGATATCGAGGCAGGGAAAATCAGTGGTGCAGTCGGAAACTTTGCGAACACGGCACCGTTTGTTCAAGATTATGTTTGTGAGAAATTGGGTTTGACTTCAACTAATATTTCAACTCAAGTCTTGCAACGTGATCGTCATGCTGCCTATATGTCAGTAGTAGCGCTCATTGCGACATCAATTGAAAAGATGGCCACTGAGATTCGTCACTTACAACGAACAGAAGTCGGTGAATTGGAAGAGTTCTTTAATAAAGGCCAAAAAGGGTCTTCAGCAATGCCGCATAAACGGAATCCGATTGGTAGTGAGAATATGAGTGGTTGTGCACGGGTTATTCGTGGTTATATGGTTACGGCCTTTGAAAATGTTGCTTTGTGGCATGAACGTGACATTTCGCACTCAAGTGCAGAACGTATTATATTTCCAGATGCCATCATGCTTCTTGATTACATGATAAATCGTTTCAATCGTATACTTGATGGTTTGGTCGTTTATGAAGAGCGTATGCTGGCCAATATTAACTTAACCCATGGCGTTATCTTCGCACAACGTGTTATGACTGTACTAATCGATCAAGGTGCATTCAGCCGTGAGGATGCCTATGATGTGGTTCAACCCCTTGCGATGACCGCATATAGTACGCATGTTGATTTTAGAACACTCGTTCGCGAGGAACCGGTAATTTCAGCGACCTTGACACCAGAACAGCTGAACGATTGCTTTGATTTGGATTTCTTTTTGAAACAAGTTGATACAATCTTTGAAAGGGTAGGAATCCATGGAAAATAA
- the parC gene encoding DNA topoisomerase IV subunit A has translation MSDKGIIKLPLEDIVGERFGRYSKYIIQERALPDVRDGLKPVQRRILYAMQHDRNHFDKPYRKSAKTVGLVIGNYHPHGDSSVYDAMVRMSQDWKYNMPLIDMQGNNGSIDDDPAAAMRYTEARLAKLSHRLMENIDEDVVPFVLNFDDTDQEPSVLPARYPNLLINGSTGIAAGYATNIPPFNFQEVMAAATYRLHNPDCSVEEIMTLMKGPDFPTGAIIQGRDGIEEILRKGKGRVVVRAKAEIVESKTMKQIVVTELPYEVIKSNVVRKIDDLRFTKANEGFGDVMDVRDESDRNGLRIVIDCKRDADVESILNLFYKQTELQVYYNANMVAIVNQRPKVCGVLEILDAYLDFRQEVVLNRSRYRYAQKEKRIHILEGLMKATSILDEIIAVIRASNNRGESRDNIMKEFGFTHEQASAIVDLQLYRLSSTDINALRDEFATLANELDYLDLIINNVDMLNSMIIKEFNEMKEEFDTPRRSKIEDEISELEVDHLSLISNEQVMVTLSRDGYLKRVSLRSYSSSQKDQIALMEEDRPVFSSEVETTDYLVFTTSKGRYGVILVHEIEEARWRDVGSHMNQYMKFDPDERVIAAFTLKTFDSYQFVVTATAQGVIKKTLLAELEIKRTGRLYDIMKLSKDDVLVGTSIASENDHLLMVSKLGQGMRIDLAEVNPIGVRAKGVIGMKLRAGDSVVASNILHNQSEIMYVSDRGQFKRFKHDDIPVNNRATQGSPIAKTIKSNPHMIRDVLVGNIQDDFYIYNDHLSLVFVKDIPLMSADATFSNVTSESDFVVLRSHTHVQMVEKPAESVVHDAEPIKFDL, from the coding sequence ATGTCGGATAAGGGAATTATTAAATTACCACTCGAAGATATTGTGGGTGAACGTTTTGGACGATATTCCAAATATATCATCCAAGAGCGGGCACTTCCAGATGTTCGAGATGGATTGAAACCAGTACAACGTCGAATTCTTTATGCGATGCAACATGATCGCAACCATTTTGATAAACCCTATCGGAAGTCAGCAAAAACCGTAGGTTTGGTCATTGGTAACTATCACCCCCATGGCGATAGTTCTGTTTATGATGCCATGGTTCGTATGTCACAAGATTGGAAATACAACATGCCACTCATTGACATGCAAGGAAATAACGGGAGTATTGATGATGATCCCGCTGCGGCGATGCGATATACTGAAGCACGACTTGCGAAGTTGTCACATCGTTTAATGGAAAATATTGACGAAGATGTTGTGCCGTTTGTACTTAACTTTGATGATACAGATCAAGAGCCATCGGTACTTCCAGCGCGATACCCAAACTTACTAATAAATGGTTCAACGGGTATTGCAGCAGGGTATGCTACAAACATTCCACCTTTTAACTTCCAAGAAGTTATGGCGGCGGCTACCTACCGTCTTCACAATCCGGATTGTTCGGTAGAAGAAATCATGACTCTTATGAAAGGCCCTGATTTTCCAACCGGCGCAATTATTCAAGGCCGCGATGGTATTGAAGAGATTTTGCGCAAAGGTAAGGGACGCGTTGTCGTTCGTGCAAAAGCAGAAATTGTCGAAAGCAAAACGATGAAGCAAATTGTCGTTACCGAATTGCCTTACGAAGTCATTAAATCAAATGTTGTGCGTAAGATTGATGATCTTCGATTTACCAAAGCCAATGAAGGTTTTGGTGATGTTATGGATGTTCGTGATGAATCCGACCGTAATGGATTGCGGATTGTTATTGATTGCAAACGTGATGCTGATGTTGAAAGCATTTTGAACTTGTTTTACAAACAAACAGAACTTCAAGTCTATTACAATGCGAATATGGTCGCGATTGTTAACCAACGCCCAAAAGTGTGTGGTGTTCTTGAAATTTTGGATGCATACTTAGACTTCCGTCAAGAGGTTGTTCTAAATCGAAGCCGTTATCGCTATGCACAAAAGGAAAAACGCATTCATATCCTGGAAGGACTCATGAAAGCAACTTCAATTTTGGACGAAATTATTGCTGTCATTCGTGCGTCAAACAATCGTGGTGAATCACGTGATAATATCATGAAGGAATTCGGATTTACGCATGAACAAGCAAGTGCAATTGTAGATTTACAACTCTACCGCTTATCATCAACCGATATTAATGCACTACGTGATGAATTCGCAACACTTGCGAATGAATTGGATTACCTTGATTTGATTATTAATAATGTTGATATGTTAAATAGTATGATTATTAAAGAGTTCAATGAAATGAAGGAAGAGTTTGATACACCCCGTCGTTCGAAGATTGAAGATGAAATTTCCGAACTTGAAGTGGATCACCTCAGTCTAATTTCCAATGAACAAGTCATGGTGACATTATCTCGCGATGGATACCTCAAACGTGTTTCATTGCGTTCGTATTCATCCAGTCAAAAAGATCAAATCGCTTTAATGGAAGAAGATCGTCCTGTGTTCAGCTCGGAAGTTGAAACCACTGACTATTTGGTGTTTACAACATCGAAAGGACGCTATGGTGTCATCTTAGTTCACGAAATAGAAGAGGCGCGATGGCGTGATGTTGGTTCACACATGAACCAATACATGAAGTTTGATCCGGATGAGCGTGTAATTGCTGCCTTTACGCTTAAAACATTTGATTCTTATCAGTTTGTTGTTACTGCCACAGCGCAAGGAGTCATCAAGAAAACATTGCTTGCTGAACTTGAAATTAAACGAACGGGTCGTCTGTACGATATTATGAAATTGAGTAAGGATGATGTATTGGTTGGCACATCGATTGCATCTGAAAACGATCACTTGTTGATGGTAAGTAAGCTTGGGCAAGGGATGCGTATTGATCTTGCTGAAGTCAATCCGATTGGTGTACGTGCCAAGGGTGTTATCGGAATGAAACTGCGTGCTGGAGATAGTGTCGTCGCAAGTAATATCTTGCACAATCAATCAGAAATCATGTATGTCTCAGATCGTGGGCAGTTTAAACGATTCAAACATGATGATATCCCTGTAAATAACCGTGCAACACAAGGGTCGCCGATTGCAAAAACAATCAAGAGCAATCCGCATATGATTCGTGATGTACTGGTTGGAAACATTCAAGATGACTTCTATATCTACAACGATCACTTGAGTCTTGTATTCGTGAAGGATATCCCGCTAATGAGCGCCGATGCAACATTCTCAAATGTTACTTCCGAATCTGATTTTGTTGTTTTACGATCACACACCCACGTTCAAATGGTAGAAAAACCAGCTGAAAGTGTTGTGCATGATGCAGAACCCATAAAATTTGATTTATAA
- the parE gene encoding DNA topoisomerase IV subunit B, which yields MSKQDYSASSIEILEGLEAVRKRPGMYIGSTDQRGLHHLVWEVMDNAIDEALNGYGQSIKIVIEDDMTISIRDQGRGMPIETHQSGVSALQVIFTVLHAGGKFSSEGGYKTSGGLHGVGASVVNALSEFVEVKVYRKDATYQMMFSNGGKDASPLEKLNEKGPIGSYVRFKADDTIFKNCKFNYDTICERVQESAFLLQGIEFIVVDERTDTVREFMYEDGLHAFMNYIHEDTDVLSDVIVLNGEDQEIEVRIALQYNEGYNEDTYSYVNLVRTHDGGTHVAGFRSGFTKVINEYARKHNLLKEKEKNFEGGDIREGLSTIISVSIPEHILQFEGQTKSKLGTPSARMVVDTVISEQLPYYLDTHHEEAMKIVTKIQKAAHARQAARKAREQARSGKKSKIERLLSGKLANAQTRNKNKNELFLVEGDSAGGSAKQGRDSKFQAILPLRGKVLNTQKAKFEDILKNEELNTIIHCVGAGVGKDFDLEDSNYKKVIIMTDADTDGAHIQVLLLTFFFRHMRPLVEGGYVYIAQPPLYRVKSGKNMHYCYTEEELDVYRKQYGKIEIQRYKGLGEMNADQLWETTMDPSTRSLIQVQIDDFLSADKRVSILMGDKVDPRRDWIETNVEFTLEEDLNVG from the coding sequence TTGAGCAAACAAGATTATTCAGCATCAAGTATTGAAATTCTTGAAGGATTGGAAGCTGTTCGTAAGCGTCCAGGTATGTATATTGGTTCAACAGACCAACGTGGATTACACCACTTAGTCTGGGAAGTTATGGACAATGCCATTGACGAAGCGTTGAACGGTTATGGACAATCCATCAAAATCGTTATTGAAGACGATATGACAATTTCAATAAGAGACCAAGGACGTGGAATGCCGATTGAGACACATCAAAGTGGTGTCAGTGCACTCCAGGTTATTTTTACGGTTCTCCATGCTGGTGGGAAATTCTCATCTGAAGGTGGGTATAAAACAAGTGGTGGACTCCATGGAGTTGGAGCATCAGTTGTAAATGCATTAAGTGAGTTTGTTGAGGTTAAGGTTTATCGTAAAGATGCCACTTATCAAATGATGTTTAGCAATGGTGGTAAAGATGCAAGTCCACTGGAAAAATTAAATGAAAAAGGACCGATCGGTAGTTATGTTCGTTTTAAAGCGGATGACACGATCTTTAAAAACTGTAAGTTTAACTATGATACGATTTGTGAACGCGTTCAAGAAAGTGCGTTCCTATTACAAGGGATTGAATTCATTGTCGTCGATGAGCGAACGGATACTGTTCGTGAATTCATGTACGAGGATGGATTGCATGCCTTTATGAACTACATCCATGAAGACACGGATGTTTTAAGTGATGTTATTGTTCTCAATGGTGAAGATCAAGAGATAGAAGTACGTATTGCACTACAGTATAACGAAGGCTATAACGAAGATACGTATTCATATGTTAACTTGGTTCGAACCCATGATGGTGGAACCCATGTTGCTGGTTTTAGAAGTGGCTTCACAAAAGTTATCAATGAGTATGCGCGAAAGCATAATTTATTGAAAGAAAAGGAAAAGAACTTTGAAGGTGGCGATATCCGTGAGGGTTTATCAACCATTATCTCAGTTAGCATTCCTGAACATATTCTACAATTTGAAGGTCAAACAAAATCAAAACTTGGTACACCAAGTGCGCGTATGGTTGTTGATACCGTTATTTCTGAACAATTACCATACTACCTCGATACGCATCATGAAGAGGCTATGAAGATTGTAACCAAGATTCAAAAGGCAGCTCATGCACGTCAAGCGGCTCGTAAAGCACGTGAACAAGCACGTTCTGGGAAAAAGAGTAAGATTGAACGTTTGCTTTCGGGAAAACTTGCCAATGCACAAACACGCAACAAGAATAAAAATGAATTATTCTTGGTTGAGGGTGATTCAGCGGGTGGTTCAGCGAAACAAGGACGTGATAGTAAGTTTCAAGCTATTTTGCCACTGCGCGGTAAGGTTCTTAATACTCAAAAAGCAAAATTCGAAGACATTTTAAAGAATGAAGAATTGAATACCATTATCCACTGTGTGGGTGCGGGTGTTGGTAAAGACTTTGATTTGGAAGACAGCAATTATAAAAAAGTTATTATCATGACCGATGCGGACACCGATGGTGCCCATATTCAAGTATTGTTACTAACATTCTTCTTTAGACACATGCGCCCACTTGTAGAAGGTGGTTATGTTTATATTGCCCAACCACCACTTTATCGTGTGAAGTCGGGGAAAAACATGCACTATTGTTATACAGAAGAAGAATTGGATGTATACCGTAAACAATATGGTAAAATCGAAATTCAACGCTACAAAGGGTTGGGAGAAATGAACGCGGATCAATTGTGGGAAACCACCATGGATCCATCAACGCGTTCGCTCATTCAAGTACAAATTGACGATTTCCTTTCTGCGGATAAACGTGTCTCTATTTTGATGGGAGATAAAGTTGACCCCCGTCGTGATTGGATTGAAACCAATGTAGAATTTACACTGGAGGAGGACCTAAATGTCGGATAA